ACAAGTTTGCCTTAAAGGACATACCAAAGTGTGGTTTAGTGGTGAAGTATGGGCATGTTATCGGTAGGGCTAAGAGGGATATTAAGGCTGGGGAACACGTTCACGTTCATAACCTTGAAAGCTTAACCTCAGTGCATAGCGTATGTAAGGGTGAGGGGCATGAGTAGTAGGCCAAAAATAATGGGTTACATCAGGCCTGATGGAAGAGTCGGCATTAGGAACCATGTCCTAGTCCTATCAACAGTAATATGCTCAAGTGTCGTTACGCGTAGGATAGCTGACCAGGTAAATGGCGCAATAGCCATTGAGAACCCCTTCGGCTGTGGGCAACTTGAACCAGACCTGCAGGTAACTAAGAGGACCCTTGCAGGTATGGCTAAGAACCCCAATGTGGGGGCTGTGCTTGTGGTTGGCCTTGGGTGTGAGCAGATTCAGGCTGATGAGCTTGCTGATGAAATAGCTAAGACAGGTAAGCCTGTTGAGAGGATAGTGATACAGGAGGAGAATGGTGGCACACCAGCAGCCATTGAAAAGGGTGTTAAATTGCTTAGTAGGATGGCTGAGGAGACCCTTGCCCAAAGGCCAACTGAAGTAGATGCATCATCCCTAGTCATGGGTGTTGAGTGCGGTGGTTCTGATGCAACATCAGGCTTAGCCTCAAACCCCGTTGTGGGTTACGTGTCCGATAAGTTAATTGACCTAGGGGGCACCGTAGTGTTATCTGAGACCCCTGAAATGATAGGGGCTGAGGATATTTTAGCTAAGAGGGCCGTGTCAAAGGACGTTGCAGATAGGGTTTACAACGTTATTAAGAGGTGGGTTGAATTAGCCGCATCATATAATGTCGACCTAGTTGGTACTCAACCAGCCCCTGGAAATATAGCTGGGGGTATATCCACAATTGAGGAGAAGTCACTTGGCGCCATAATTAAGGGTGGTTCAAGGCAAATTCAAGGCGTGTTAGATTATGCGGAGGAGGTTAAGGGTAGGGGACTCTGGATAATGGATACGCCTGGTTACGACATAATGTCCGTAGTCGGCATGGTGGCTGGGGGAGCAACACTAGTAGTGTTCACTACCGGTAGAGGGACACCTACAGGTAATCCAATAGCCCCAGTAATTAAAGTGACTGCTAACCCATATACTTACGGTAA
The sequence above is drawn from the Caldivirga sp. genome and encodes:
- a CDS encoding UxaA family hydrolase; translated protein: MQAEFTVKEAIVLSPNDNVAVALRDLKSGSSILLNVGSLKLTIKLIDDIPFGHKFALKDIPKCGLVVKYGHVIGRAKRDIKAGEHVHVHNLESLTSVHSVCKGEGHE
- a CDS encoding UxaA family hydrolase produces the protein MSSRPKIMGYIRPDGRVGIRNHVLVLSTVICSSVVTRRIADQVNGAIAIENPFGCGQLEPDLQVTKRTLAGMAKNPNVGAVLVVGLGCEQIQADELADEIAKTGKPVERIVIQEENGGTPAAIEKGVKLLSRMAEETLAQRPTEVDASSLVMGVECGGSDATSGLASNPVVGYVSDKLIDLGGTVVLSETPEMIGAEDILAKRAVSKDVADRVYNVIKRWVELAASYNVDLVGTQPAPGNIAGGISTIEEKSLGAIIKGGSRQIQGVLDYAEEVKGRGLWIMDTPGYDIMSVVGMVAGGATLVVFTTGRGTPTGNPIAPVIKVTANPYTYGKMKENIDFDASTVVNGKETVEQAGERLLNLVLEVARGKQTKAELLGHREFMIHKIIPSF